A genome region from Methylorubrum populi includes the following:
- a CDS encoding type II toxin-antitoxin system RatA family toxin produces the protein MPSFRITRKVRHTATQMYDLVADIERYPEFLPLCESLRVLRDADGPNGTRVRVAEMGVGYKAIRERFTTRVTLDRENRKITAAYIDGPFRHLENRWTFRETADGGCEVDFFITYEFKSRTLGLLMGSMFDRAFRKFTDAFEGRATAIYGTPA, from the coding sequence ATGCCCTCCTTCCGCATCACGAGGAAAGTGCGCCACACCGCGACGCAGATGTACGATCTCGTGGCGGATATCGAGCGCTATCCCGAGTTCCTGCCGCTGTGCGAGTCGCTGCGGGTCTTGCGCGACGCGGACGGACCGAACGGCACGCGCGTCCGGGTCGCGGAGATGGGCGTCGGCTACAAGGCGATCCGCGAGCGCTTCACCACCCGCGTCACCCTCGACCGCGAGAACCGCAAGATCACCGCCGCGTACATCGACGGGCCGTTCCGGCATCTCGAGAACCGCTGGACCTTCCGCGAGACGGCGGATGGCGGCTGCGAGGTCGACTTCTTCATCACCTACGAGTTCAAGAGCCGCACGCTGGGCCTGCTGATGGGCTCGATGTTCGACCGCGCCTTTCGCAAGTTCACCGACGCCTTCGAGGGCCGGGCAACGGCGATCTACGGCACGCCGGCCTGA
- a CDS encoding cell wall hydrolase has protein sequence MRADRTLRLLCLFGLALTGSGLGGCGLFRPQAELTTGSIATNAKVVQTPTAADKECLARAMYFESNRSDEDGLLAVGTVVMNRLDAPAYPGRICEVVGQKRQFANGVLSKPVREQDRPRLEKIADALLAGKRHEGVGSALHFHTAGYSFPYNNMHYVVAAGGNVFYEKSDREGYLPAIQPRAVVQTASGRLMPLQVAAANAGMIDLPLTGRVQPTLTAEYTAPAAPALRIPGPARYASAPGRDQR, from the coding sequence ATGCGAGCCGACCGGACCCTCCGTCTTCTGTGCCTTTTCGGGCTGGCGCTGACCGGCTCGGGTCTCGGGGGATGCGGGTTGTTCCGGCCGCAGGCGGAGCTGACCACCGGCTCGATCGCGACGAACGCCAAGGTCGTGCAGACGCCGACCGCCGCCGACAAGGAGTGCCTTGCCCGGGCGATGTACTTCGAATCGAACCGCAGCGACGAGGACGGGCTGCTCGCCGTCGGCACGGTGGTGATGAACCGCCTCGACGCGCCCGCCTATCCCGGCCGGATCTGCGAGGTCGTCGGCCAGAAGCGGCAATTCGCCAACGGCGTGCTGAGCAAGCCCGTGCGCGAGCAGGATCGGCCGCGGCTGGAGAAGATCGCCGACGCGCTGCTCGCGGGCAAGCGCCACGAGGGCGTGGGCTCGGCCCTGCACTTCCACACCGCGGGCTACAGCTTCCCCTACAACAACATGCACTACGTCGTCGCGGCCGGCGGCAACGTGTTCTACGAGAAGAGCGACCGCGAGGGGTATCTGCCGGCGATCCAGCCGCGGGCCGTGGTGCAGACCGCCTCCGGCCGGCTGATGCCGCTTCAGGTCGCGGCCGCCAATGCCGGGATGATCGACCTGCCGCTCACCGGCCGCGTCCAGCCGACGCTGACCGCCGAGTACACCGCGCCCGCCGCGCCGGCTCTGCGCATCCCCGGCCCGGCCCGCTACGCCTCGGCGCCCGGCCGGGACCAGCGCTAG
- the cysC gene encoding adenylyl-sulfate kinase — MVAAKPTANPPDTLTWQPLQPRERRWVRMGQRPAIAWLTGLSGAGKSTIANAVDRALTEAGRGTMVLDGDNLRHGLNRDLGFTAADRIENIRRAAEAARLMADAGLVVIVSLISPFRAERAAARAIAGDIPFLEVFIDTPLSVCEARDPKGLYDRARAGEIPDFTGISAPYEAPTAPDLTLETRDRAVMDSAQPLIAALLRLSADASHTHAERAEDRRGRKG, encoded by the coding sequence TTGGTCGCAGCGAAACCCACGGCGAATCCGCCGGACACCCTGACCTGGCAGCCGCTGCAGCCGCGTGAGCGGCGCTGGGTGCGGATGGGGCAGCGGCCGGCCATTGCGTGGCTCACCGGCCTGTCCGGCGCCGGCAAATCGACCATCGCCAACGCCGTCGACCGAGCTCTGACGGAAGCAGGCCGCGGCACCATGGTGCTCGACGGCGACAACCTGCGCCACGGCCTCAACCGCGACCTCGGCTTCACCGCAGCCGACCGGATCGAGAACATCCGCCGCGCCGCCGAGGCCGCACGGCTGATGGCGGATGCCGGACTGGTGGTGATCGTCTCGCTGATCTCGCCGTTCCGCGCCGAGCGCGCCGCCGCCCGGGCGATCGCCGGCGACATCCCGTTCCTCGAAGTCTTCATCGACACGCCGCTCTCGGTCTGCGAGGCCCGCGACCCGAAAGGGCTCTACGACCGCGCGCGCGCCGGCGAGATCCCCGACTTCACCGGCATCTCGGCCCCCTACGAGGCCCCGACGGCACCCGACCTGACGCTGGAAACCCGTGATCGCGCCGTGATGGATTCGGCACAGCCGCTGATCGCGGCGCTGCTGCGCCTGAGTGCGGACGCGTCGCATACGCACGCCGAACGCGCCGAGGACAGGCGGGGGCGGAAGGGCTGA
- a CDS encoding sorbosone dehydrogenase family protein, with translation MRTSSKIGLGALAVLLLGGAAFLRFVVYPESAALDIARSTGANPALPAPNPTMMPTINIARVARWADGAKPKAAQGLAVTAFATGLDHPRWPYRLPNGDVLVAESQAPKSGDASTGIADWVADRVKGLAGAGGESADRIVLLRDKDGDGVAEERHVFLKNLTSPFGMALVGGDLYVANADALVRVPYSEGQTEITATPEKVVDLPAGINHHWTKNVVASPDGGRLFITVGSNSNVGENGLDIEKGRAAIREYTIATKAMREYATGLRNPNGLAFEPATGALWAAVNERDEIGSDLVPDYITGVKDGAFYGWPWSYWGQHVDERVQPPQPEKVKAAIAPDYAVGTHTASLGIAFSMGSSLPEAWKSGLFVAQHGSWNRRPKSGYKVIYVPFKDGKPAGAPIDVLTGFLDADEKAQGRPVGVALDKGGALLVTDDVGNAVWRVSGTDPSN, from the coding sequence ATGCGCACCTCTTCGAAGATCGGTCTCGGGGCGCTCGCCGTCCTCCTCCTCGGCGGGGCGGCCTTCCTGCGCTTCGTCGTCTATCCCGAGTCGGCCGCGCTCGACATCGCCCGGAGCACGGGGGCGAACCCCGCCCTGCCGGCCCCGAACCCGACGATGATGCCGACGATCAACATCGCCCGCGTCGCGCGCTGGGCGGACGGCGCCAAGCCGAAGGCCGCTCAAGGACTGGCCGTCACCGCCTTCGCCACCGGGCTCGACCACCCGCGCTGGCCCTACCGCCTGCCCAACGGCGACGTCCTAGTGGCCGAGAGCCAGGCTCCGAAATCCGGCGACGCATCCACCGGCATCGCCGATTGGGTCGCCGACAGGGTGAAGGGCCTCGCCGGGGCCGGCGGCGAGAGCGCCGACCGCATCGTGCTCCTCCGGGACAAGGATGGGGACGGCGTCGCCGAGGAGCGCCACGTCTTTCTGAAGAACCTCACCTCGCCCTTCGGCATGGCGCTCGTCGGCGGCGATCTCTACGTGGCCAACGCCGACGCATTGGTGCGGGTGCCCTATTCCGAGGGACAGACCGAGATCACGGCGACGCCCGAGAAGGTCGTCGACCTGCCCGCCGGCATCAACCACCACTGGACCAAGAACGTCGTCGCCAGTCCGGACGGCGGTAGGCTGTTCATCACCGTCGGCTCGAACAGCAATGTCGGCGAGAACGGTCTCGATATCGAGAAGGGCCGGGCCGCGATCCGGGAGTACACGATCGCCACCAAGGCGATGCGCGAATACGCGACGGGTCTGCGCAACCCCAACGGCCTCGCCTTCGAGCCCGCGACCGGCGCCCTGTGGGCCGCGGTCAACGAGCGCGACGAGATCGGCAGCGACCTCGTGCCGGACTACATCACCGGCGTGAAGGACGGTGCTTTCTACGGCTGGCCGTGGAGCTACTGGGGCCAGCACGTGGACGAGCGGGTGCAGCCGCCGCAGCCGGAGAAGGTGAAGGCGGCGATCGCGCCCGATTACGCGGTCGGCACGCACACCGCCTCGCTCGGCATCGCGTTCTCGATGGGCTCGAGCCTGCCGGAGGCCTGGAAGAGCGGCCTGTTCGTCGCCCAGCACGGCTCGTGGAACCGCCGGCCGAAGAGCGGCTACAAGGTGATCTACGTTCCGTTCAAGGACGGGAAGCCGGCCGGCGCTCCCATCGACGTGCTCACCGGATTCCTCGACGCCGACGAGAAGGCGCAGGGACGGCCCGTCGGCGTGGCGCTCGACAAGGGCGGCGCGCTGCTGGTGACCGACGATGTCGGCAATGCGGTGTGGCGCGTGAGCGGCACCGATCCGTCGAATTGA
- a CDS encoding YoaK family protein, translating to MLIQEGHARNLRIDQRLAWSFAGIAGALNAAGFCAFGTFSSNMTGNVSALADHLGLGELVLALQALALVAAFMAGALCATLLISAGRHHRLRGVYAYSVLTEAVLLAALGTLAPWLPVGLRGAILALGLSFLLGLQNATVTQITDARVRTTHVTGMVTDLGIGLAHWLARRGGVHPGPDDGKMRLYGVTVAAFLAGGVLGVLAWRVLGNTLLFGAAGLLALMAVPGITSARRLSAS from the coding sequence ATGCTCATCCAAGAAGGCCATGCCCGCAATCTCCGGATCGACCAGCGCCTCGCTTGGTCGTTTGCCGGCATTGCGGGCGCGCTCAACGCCGCCGGCTTCTGCGCCTTCGGAACCTTCTCCTCGAACATGACCGGCAACGTCTCGGCGCTCGCCGACCATCTCGGGCTCGGCGAACTCGTCCTCGCGCTCCAGGCGCTGGCCCTGGTGGCCGCCTTCATGGCCGGTGCGCTCTGCGCCACCCTGCTCATCAGCGCCGGCCGGCATCACCGGCTGCGCGGCGTCTACGCCTACAGCGTGCTGACGGAGGCGGTGCTGCTGGCCGCCCTCGGCACCCTCGCGCCGTGGCTGCCTGTGGGACTTCGCGGCGCGATCCTCGCCCTCGGCCTGAGTTTCCTGCTCGGTCTCCAGAACGCCACGGTCACGCAGATCACCGATGCCCGGGTGCGAACGACGCATGTGACCGGCATGGTCACCGATCTCGGGATCGGCCTCGCCCATTGGCTGGCCCGGCGCGGCGGCGTCCATCCGGGCCCGGACGACGGCAAGATGCGTCTCTACGGCGTGACGGTCGCCGCCTTCCTCGCCGGCGGCGTTCTCGGGGTGCTGGCGTGGCGCGTGCTCGGCAATACCCTGCTGTTCGGGGCCGCCGGATTGCTGGCGCTGATGGCCGTGCCGGGCATCACCTCGGCGCGCCGGCTGAGCGCATCGTGA
- the lipA gene encoding lipoyl synthase: MAVVLDLLNNDTRPKAEALARPRHPEKAHRPDTAIQRKPDWIRVKAPGSKLWAETKDIVRANKLVTVCEEAGCPNIGECWEKRHATFMIMGDTCTRACSFCNVRTGLPEGLDAAEPEKVAEAVAKLGLHHVVVTSVDRDDLKDGGAEHFSRTIAAIRRASPGTTVEILTPDFLRKPGALEVVVAAKPDVFNHNLETVPGKYVTVRPGARYFHSVRLLQRVKELDPTIFTKSGIMVGLGEERNEVLQLMDDLRSAEVDFLTIGQYLQPTRKHHEVVRFVPPDAFKAYETTAYAKGFLLVSATPLTRSSHHAGEDFARLKAARLAKLGPAPIAASA; encoded by the coding sequence ATGGCCGTCGTCCTCGACCTCCTGAACAACGACACCCGGCCGAAGGCGGAGGCGCTCGCGCGTCCGCGCCATCCGGAGAAGGCGCACCGGCCCGACACGGCGATCCAGCGCAAGCCGGACTGGATCCGGGTCAAGGCGCCGGGCTCGAAGCTGTGGGCCGAGACGAAGGACATCGTCCGCGCCAACAAGCTCGTCACCGTCTGCGAGGAGGCGGGCTGCCCCAATATCGGCGAGTGCTGGGAGAAGCGCCACGCCACCTTCATGATCATGGGGGACACCTGCACCCGGGCCTGCTCGTTCTGCAACGTGCGCACCGGCCTGCCGGAGGGGCTCGACGCGGCCGAGCCGGAGAAGGTCGCCGAGGCCGTGGCCAAGCTCGGCCTGCACCACGTCGTCGTCACCTCGGTCGATCGCGACGATCTCAAGGATGGCGGCGCCGAGCATTTTTCCCGCACCATCGCCGCCATTCGCCGGGCGAGCCCCGGCACCACGGTCGAGATCCTGACGCCCGACTTCCTCAGGAAGCCCGGCGCCCTCGAAGTCGTGGTCGCGGCCAAGCCCGACGTGTTCAACCACAACCTCGAAACCGTGCCCGGCAAGTACGTCACCGTGCGGCCCGGCGCACGCTACTTCCACTCGGTGCGCCTGCTGCAGCGGGTGAAGGAACTCGATCCGACCATCTTCACCAAGTCCGGCATCATGGTGGGCCTGGGCGAGGAGCGGAACGAAGTCCTGCAGCTCATGGACGATCTGCGCTCGGCAGAGGTCGACTTCCTCACCATCGGCCAATATCTGCAACCGACCCGCAAGCACCATGAGGTCGTGCGCTTCGTGCCGCCGGACGCGTTCAAGGCCTACGAGACCACCGCCTACGCCAAGGGCTTCCTGCTGGTCTCGGCGACGCCGCTCACGCGCTCGTCGCACCATGCCGGCGAGGATTTCGCCCGGCTGAAGGCGGCGCGCCTGGCCAAGCTCGGGCCCGCGCCGATCGCCGCCAGCGCCTGA
- a CDS encoding ABC transporter ATP-binding protein — protein sequence MSLSSPRRADTVRRVLAFVVRGWRERLGLVAALAAAITLATLADVMLPLYAGRLVDALSGAERHAALRAAMPAFLVMTALSLATILLRHVAWSLVVPLTLGTMSDIARRSFARVQRFSTEWHANTFSGSTVRKISRGMWALDGLNDVLLLSVLPSVVVLVGTTVVLGLHWPAMGAVVGLGALAYVGTAVFLATRVIAPAATLSNALDTRLGGALSDTIGNNAAVKAFGAEAREDERLARVLSKWRRRTRRTWMIVTWSGTAQLGLLLAFRTAIVATALWLWWQGRASPGEVAYVLTTYFVVHGYLRDIGGHINHLQRSVNEMEELVALEAEPVGVADRPGAVPLAVGGGAIGFEAVRFHYGSHGTPLYDGLSVTVPAGQRVGLVGRSGSGKTTFVKLIQRLYDVGGGRVTIDGQDVAGATQASLRAQVAIVPQEPVLFHRSLAENIAYGRPGASTEEIERAARLANAHDFIARLPKGYATLVGERGVKLSGGERQRVALARAFLADAPILILDEATSSLDSESEALVQEAMERLMRGRTAVVIAHRLSTVRALDRILVFDRGRIVEDGPHAALMRRPNGAYRALFERQSVLAESA from the coding sequence ATGTCCCTGTCTTCCCCCCGGCGCGCGGATACGGTCCGCCGCGTCCTCGCCTTCGTCGTCCGCGGCTGGCGCGAGCGCCTCGGCCTCGTCGCCGCGCTCGCCGCCGCCATCACGCTTGCCACCCTCGCCGACGTGATGCTGCCGCTCTACGCCGGCCGCCTCGTCGATGCGCTGTCGGGCGCCGAGCGCCACGCGGCGCTTCGGGCGGCGATGCCGGCCTTTCTCGTGATGACGGCGTTGAGCCTCGCGACGATCCTGTTGCGCCACGTCGCCTGGAGCCTCGTCGTCCCGCTGACCCTCGGCACCATGTCCGACATCGCCCGCCGGAGCTTCGCCCGCGTCCAGCGCTTCTCGACCGAGTGGCACGCCAACACCTTCTCGGGCTCGACCGTGCGCAAGATCTCGCGCGGCATGTGGGCGCTCGACGGGCTCAACGACGTGCTGCTGCTCTCGGTCCTGCCTTCCGTCGTCGTGCTCGTCGGCACGACGGTGGTGCTCGGCCTGCACTGGCCGGCGATGGGCGCGGTGGTCGGGCTCGGCGCGCTCGCCTATGTCGGCACCGCCGTGTTCCTGGCGACGCGGGTGATCGCGCCCGCGGCGACGCTGTCGAACGCCCTCGACACCCGGCTCGGCGGCGCGCTCAGCGACACGATCGGCAACAACGCCGCGGTCAAGGCCTTCGGCGCGGAAGCGCGCGAGGACGAGCGGCTCGCCCGCGTCCTGTCGAAGTGGCGGCGGCGTACCCGGCGCACCTGGATGATCGTGACCTGGAGCGGCACCGCCCAGCTCGGGCTTCTGCTCGCCTTCCGCACCGCCATCGTCGCCACCGCCTTGTGGCTCTGGTGGCAGGGTCGGGCGAGCCCGGGCGAGGTCGCCTACGTGCTGACCACCTACTTCGTGGTCCACGGCTATCTCCGCGACATCGGCGGCCACATCAACCACCTCCAGCGCTCGGTCAACGAGATGGAGGAGTTGGTGGCCCTGGAGGCGGAGCCCGTCGGCGTCGCCGACCGTCCCGGGGCCGTCCCGCTCGCGGTCGGCGGCGGGGCGATCGGCTTCGAGGCGGTGCGCTTCCACTACGGCTCCCACGGCACGCCGCTCTACGACGGATTGTCGGTGACGGTTCCCGCCGGTCAGCGCGTCGGCCTCGTCGGGCGCTCGGGTTCCGGCAAGACGACCTTCGTCAAGCTGATCCAGCGGCTCTACGACGTCGGCGGCGGACGGGTGACGATCGACGGGCAGGACGTGGCAGGGGCGACGCAGGCGAGCCTGCGGGCGCAGGTCGCCATCGTGCCGCAGGAGCCGGTGCTGTTTCACCGCTCGCTCGCCGAGAACATCGCCTATGGCCGGCCCGGGGCCTCGACCGAGGAGATCGAGCGGGCGGCGCGGCTCGCCAACGCGCACGACTTCATCGCGCGGCTGCCGAAGGGCTACGCCACGCTGGTGGGCGAGCGGGGCGTGAAGCTCTCCGGCGGCGAGCGCCAGCGGGTGGCGCTGGCCCGTGCCTTCCTGGCGGACGCGCCGATCCTGATCCTCGACGAGGCGACCTCCAGCCTCGATTCGGAATCGGAGGCGCTGGTGCAGGAGGCGATGGAGCGCCTGATGCGCGGGCGCACCGCCGTCGTCATCGCCCACCGCCTCTCGACGGTGCGCGCCCTCGACCGCATCCTGGTGTTCGACCGCGGCCGCATCGTCGAGGACGGGCCGCACGCCGCGCTGATGCGGCGCCCGAACGGGGCCTATCGCGCCCTGTTCGAGCGGCAATCGGTGCTGGCGGAGAGCGCATGA
- the lpdA gene encoding dihydrolipoyl dehydrogenase, whose protein sequence is MSETYDVLIIGAGPGGYVTAIRSAQLGFKTAVVDREHLGGICLNWGCIPTKALLRSAEIYHYMQHAADYGLSAKEVSFDAAAIVKRSRGVSGRLNGGVGMLLKKNKVDVIWGEAAIEAAAKGNEPGKVTVKETKRAEAPKGAKGAGTYQAKHIIVATGARPRVLPGIEPDKKRVWTYYEAMVPEKMPKSLLVMGSGAIGIEFASFYRTMGAEVTVIELLPQILPVEDAEIAGLARKRFEKQGIKILTGAKVTKVEKGPDSITATVEDDKGKTQALTAEKLISAVGVVGNIENLGLEKVGVTIERGVVVTDGLGRTNVPGVYAIGDVAGPPMLAHKAEHEGVICIETIKGLHTHPMDKGKIPGCTYCHPQIASVGLTEAKAKDLGFSIKVGRFPFAGNGKAIALGEPDGLIKTIFDAKTGQLLGAHMVGAEVTELIQGYVVAMTLETTEEELMHTVFPHPTLSEMMHESVLDAYGRVIHT, encoded by the coding sequence ATGTCCGAAACCTACGACGTCCTCATCATCGGCGCGGGGCCCGGCGGCTACGTGACCGCGATCCGATCGGCGCAGCTCGGCTTCAAGACCGCGGTGGTCGATCGCGAGCATCTCGGCGGCATCTGCCTGAACTGGGGCTGCATCCCGACCAAGGCCCTGCTGCGCTCGGCCGAGATCTACCACTACATGCAGCACGCCGCCGATTACGGGCTGTCGGCGAAGGAGGTGAGCTTCGATGCCGCCGCCATCGTCAAGCGTTCGCGCGGCGTGTCGGGCCGGCTCAACGGCGGCGTCGGCATGCTGCTCAAGAAGAACAAGGTCGACGTGATCTGGGGCGAGGCCGCGATCGAGGCGGCGGCCAAGGGCAACGAGCCCGGCAAGGTGACGGTCAAGGAGACGAAGCGGGCCGAGGCGCCGAAGGGGGCCAAGGGCGCCGGCACCTATCAGGCCAAGCACATCATCGTCGCCACCGGCGCGCGGCCCCGCGTCCTGCCCGGCATCGAGCCGGACAAGAAGCGGGTCTGGACCTATTACGAGGCCATGGTCCCGGAAAAGATGCCGAAAAGCCTGCTGGTGATGGGCTCGGGCGCCATCGGCATCGAGTTCGCCTCGTTCTACCGCACCATGGGCGCCGAGGTGACGGTGATCGAACTGCTGCCGCAGATCCTCCCCGTCGAGGATGCCGAGATCGCCGGGCTCGCCCGCAAGCGCTTCGAGAAGCAGGGCATCAAGATCCTCACCGGGGCCAAGGTGACGAAGGTCGAGAAAGGCCCCGATTCCATCACCGCCACGGTCGAGGACGACAAGGGCAAGACGCAGGCCCTCACCGCCGAGAAGCTGATCTCGGCGGTCGGCGTCGTCGGCAACATCGAGAATCTCGGGCTGGAGAAGGTCGGCGTGACCATCGAGCGCGGCGTCGTCGTCACCGACGGGCTCGGCCGCACCAACGTGCCGGGCGTCTACGCCATCGGCGACGTCGCCGGTCCGCCGATGCTCGCCCACAAGGCCGAGCACGAGGGCGTCATCTGCATCGAGACCATCAAGGGGCTGCACACCCATCCGATGGACAAGGGCAAGATTCCCGGCTGCACCTATTGCCACCCGCAGATCGCCAGCGTCGGCCTCACGGAGGCGAAGGCGAAGGATCTCGGCTTCTCGATCAAGGTCGGCCGCTTCCCCTTCGCCGGCAACGGCAAGGCGATCGCGCTGGGCGAGCCGGACGGCCTGATCAAGACGATCTTCGACGCCAAGACCGGCCAGTTGCTCGGCGCCCACATGGTCGGGGCCGAGGTGACCGAGCTGATCCAGGGCTACGTCGTCGCCATGACCCTGGAGACGACCGAGGAAGAGCTGATGCACACGGTCTTCCCGCACCCCACCCTGTCCGAGATGATGCACGAGAGCGTGCTCGACGCGTATGGCCGGGTGATCCACACCTGA
- a CDS encoding SulP family inorganic anion transporter, with protein sequence MRAALGRLMPPTLARDLPASFVVFLVAMPLCMGIAIASGVPAERGLITGVIGGIVVGFLAGSPLQVSGPAAGLAVIVFEFVREQGIEALGPVLVAAGAIQLLAGALRVGGWFRAISPAVVHGMLAGIGILIVLAQIHVLTDALPKANGLDNLVAIPAAFFNFVSGPDGNRPGAVIVGLVTIVAMLGWEKIRPATLKLIPGALVGVLAGTLVAVVGDMAVKRVVVPENIFASVALPGAGDWSRLTEPAMILMAITLAVVASAESLLSAAAVDRMHDGPRTQYNRELGAQGVGNILCGFAGGLPMTGVIVRSSANVQAGAVTRASTILHGSWILAFLLVLPMVLKLVPTAALAGILVVTGWRLVSPAHAFHLHERYGLPTAAIWLATMVMVVATDLLTGVLTGLALSLVQVIPHYLRGPLKIEGGAAQTVQGGAVQAVPELRLSGSATFLQLPHLNAALERTPEGTPVRLAAEDLRHVDHTCLEMIREWATRRAKTGARIEVIGGGASGLHHSLAMVAHAAPKD encoded by the coding sequence ATGCGTGCCGCCCTCGGCCGACTGATGCCGCCGACCCTGGCCCGGGATCTTCCGGCCTCCTTCGTCGTCTTCCTCGTGGCGATGCCGCTCTGCATGGGCATCGCCATCGCGTCCGGCGTGCCCGCCGAGCGCGGCCTCATCACCGGCGTGATCGGCGGCATCGTCGTCGGCTTCCTCGCCGGCTCGCCGCTTCAGGTCAGCGGTCCGGCCGCGGGTCTGGCCGTCATCGTCTTCGAATTCGTGCGCGAGCAGGGCATCGAGGCCCTGGGCCCGGTCCTCGTCGCGGCGGGTGCCATCCAGCTCCTCGCCGGGGCGCTGCGCGTCGGCGGCTGGTTCCGCGCGATCTCTCCGGCGGTCGTGCACGGCATGCTCGCGGGTATCGGCATCCTGATCGTGCTGGCACAGATCCACGTGCTGACCGACGCACTGCCCAAGGCCAACGGCCTCGACAACCTCGTCGCCATCCCGGCCGCCTTCTTCAACTTCGTCTCCGGCCCCGACGGCAACCGGCCCGGTGCCGTGATCGTCGGCCTCGTCACCATCGTGGCGATGCTCGGCTGGGAGAAGATCCGCCCCGCGACGCTGAAGCTGATCCCGGGCGCCCTCGTCGGCGTCCTGGCCGGCACCCTCGTCGCCGTCGTCGGCGACATGGCGGTCAAGCGGGTCGTGGTGCCCGAGAACATCTTCGCCTCGGTCGCCCTTCCGGGAGCAGGGGACTGGAGCCGTCTGACCGAGCCGGCCATGATCCTGATGGCGATCACGCTGGCGGTCGTCGCCAGTGCCGAGAGCCTGCTCTCGGCGGCGGCGGTGGATCGGATGCATGACGGCCCGCGCACGCAGTACAACCGCGAGCTCGGCGCGCAGGGCGTCGGCAACATCCTGTGCGGGTTCGCCGGCGGACTGCCGATGACCGGCGTGATCGTGCGCTCCTCGGCCAACGTCCAGGCCGGTGCGGTGACCCGGGCTTCCACGATCCTGCACGGAAGCTGGATCCTGGCCTTCCTGCTGGTCCTGCCGATGGTGCTGAAGCTGGTGCCGACGGCCGCGCTCGCCGGCATCCTCGTCGTGACCGGCTGGCGCCTCGTCAGCCCGGCCCACGCCTTCCACCTGCACGAGCGCTACGGTCTGCCGACCGCCGCGATCTGGCTCGCGACCATGGTGATGGTCGTCGCCACCGACCTGCTGACCGGCGTGCTCACCGGCCTCGCCCTGAGCCTCGTCCAGGTCATCCCGCACTATCTCCGCGGCCCGCTCAAGATCGAGGGCGGCGCGGCGCAGACGGTGCAGGGCGGGGCGGTCCAGGCGGTGCCGGAACTGCGGCTCTCGGGTTCGGCGACCTTCCTGCAACTGCCGCACCTCAACGCGGCGCTGGAGCGCACGCCGGAGGGCACCCCGGTCCGCCTCGCCGCGGAAGACCTGCGCCACGTCGACCACACCTGCCTGGAGATGATCCGGGAATGGGCGACGCGGCGGGCGAAGACGGGTGCCCGGATCGAAGTGATCGGCGGCGGCGCGAGCGGCCTGCACCACAGCCTCGCCATGGTCGCCCACGCGGCACCGAAGGATTGA
- a CDS encoding L,D-transpeptidase gives MRPTLRALLASLVLTVAASAARADLLIAVDKDAQRMNVVVDGRTRYDWPVSTGVANHDTPNGSYRPFRMEKSHFSREWDNAPMPHAIFFTQIGHAIHGTLQGRSLGRPASHGCVRLSQRNAATLFALVKQQKMANTRVVIEGSVGEAPMADARRSAPGRAARGGYRDDGTLPVRARGRAWEEDGFYDAPARRYRDSFDDGYGAGVGYRDLY, from the coding sequence ATGCGCCCGACCCTCCGCGCGCTCCTCGCGAGCCTTGTCCTGACGGTCGCCGCCTCGGCGGCCCGGGCCGACTTGCTCATCGCCGTCGACAAGGACGCTCAGCGCATGAACGTCGTCGTCGACGGCCGGACTCGCTACGACTGGCCGGTCTCGACGGGGGTCGCGAATCACGACACGCCCAACGGCAGCTATCGCCCGTTCCGGATGGAGAAGAGCCACTTCTCCCGCGAGTGGGACAACGCGCCGATGCCGCACGCGATCTTCTTCACGCAGATCGGCCACGCCATCCACGGCACCCTTCAAGGCCGCAGCCTCGGTCGCCCGGCCTCGCACGGCTGCGTCCGCCTGTCCCAGCGCAATGCCGCGACGCTGTTCGCCCTGGTGAAGCAGCAGAAGATGGCCAACACCCGCGTGGTCATCGAGGGCAGCGTCGGCGAGGCGCCGATGGCGGATGCGCGCCGTTCGGCTCCGGGCCGCGCGGCGCGCGGCGGCTATCGCGACGATGGCACCCTCCCGGTGCGGGCCCGGGGTCGGGCCTGGGAGGAGGATGGGTTCTACGACGCGCCGGCGCGGCGGTATCGCGATTCGTTCGATGACGGCTACGGCGCGGGCGTCGGGTACCGCGACCTGTATTGA